Proteins co-encoded in one bacterium genomic window:
- the rpmC gene encoding 50S ribosomal protein L29, producing MKLEELKKLNAEEIQVRLEEAQVEMENLRIQHSTRQLDNPLRMRSLRREIARMRTILTERNLGLRK from the coding sequence ATGAAACTGGAAGAGTTGAAAAAGCTGAATGCGGAGGAGATTCAGGTCCGGTTGGAGGAGGCCCAGGTGGAGATGGAAAACCTGCGCATCCAGCATTCCACCCGTCAACTGGACAATCCGCTGCGAATGCGAAGCCTGCGCCGCGAGATCGCGCGCATGAGGACGATTCTCACCGAGCGAAACCTGGGTCTTCGCAAATAG
- the rpsQ gene encoding 30S ribosomal protein S17: MERNKRKVKIGIVASDKMQKSRVVVVERFVKHPLYAKYVKKTSKFMMHDERNESHAGDMVKIMETRPLSARKRWRLVEVLERAK; this comes from the coding sequence GTGGAAAGAAACAAGAGAAAAGTCAAGATCGGCATCGTCGCCAGCGACAAGATGCAGAAAAGCCGCGTGGTGGTGGTGGAGCGGTTCGTCAAGCATCCGTTGTACGCCAAGTACGTGAAAAAGACCTCCAAGTTCATGATGCATGACGAGCGGAACGAGAGTCACGCCGGCGATATGGTCAAGATCATGGAAACCCGGCCGTTGAGCGCCCGTAAACGATGGCGGTTGGTGGAAGTCCTGGAACGTGCCAAATAA
- the rplN gene encoding 50S ribosomal protein L14, whose translation MVQEYTRLNVADNTGAKKVMCIRVYGGSGRRFASVGDIIMVAVKQAMPNSSIKKGDKSKAVIVRTKKEKRRKDGSYIRFDENAAVLINDANEPKGTRIFGPVARELREKQFMKIISLAPEVL comes from the coding sequence ATGGTACAAGAATATACCCGTTTAAACGTCGCCGACAACACGGGCGCGAAGAAGGTCATGTGCATCCGCGTCTACGGCGGTTCCGGTCGGCGTTTTGCGTCTGTGGGCGACATCATCATGGTGGCGGTCAAACAGGCCATGCCCAACAGTTCGATCAAGAAAGGCGACAAGAGCAAAGCGGTCATCGTGCGCACCAAAAAGGAAAAACGACGCAAAGACGGTTCCTACATCCGCTTTGATGAAAATGCGGCGGTGTTGATCAACGACGCCAACGAACCCAAGGGAACCCGCATCTTCGGTCCGGTGGCGCGCGAGTTGCGCGAGAAGCAGTTCATGAAGATCATCTCGTTAGCTCCTGAAGTTCTATAA
- a CDS encoding 50S ribosomal protein L24 → MDNRSVNETSSTRRVIKNDQVLVIAGNNKGKKGKVLKVFPEKHQIIVEGVHFIKKHTRPSQKSPQGGVIEKEAPIHISNVMVICPKCNTPARMGSQAVTDEVKGRKNRVRVCKNCNEMLVPTT, encoded by the coding sequence ATCGATAACCGATCAGTCAATGAGACGAGTTCAACCAGGCGAGTAATAAAAAACGATCAGGTTCTGGTCATCGCCGGCAACAACAAGGGCAAAAAGGGCAAAGTGCTCAAGGTGTTCCCGGAAAAACATCAAATCATCGTCGAGGGCGTGCACTTTATCAAAAAGCACACCCGTCCGTCGCAGAAAAGCCCGCAGGGCGGGGTGATCGAAAAAGAGGCGCCCATCCACATCTCCAATGTGATGGTGATCTGTCCCAAGTGCAACACGCCGGCGCGCATGGGTTCGCAGGCGGTGACCGATGAAGTGAAGGGCCGAAAAAATCGTGTGCGGGTCTGCAAAAACTGCAATGAGATGTTGGTCCCAACGACCTAA